A region of the Styela clava chromosome 1, kaStyClav1.hap1.2, whole genome shotgun sequence genome:
CAATGCGAACAtagaaatttcatttgacaagTAAACAAGCAAAATATACGTCAATTATTCCAGTGCCGACAAATTATTAGACGTTTAGAATATTGCAATCTCTATTTCTACTTAACCAGTTTGGATAGTGCTGTCTGGCTTGCAAGAAATATTCAGAATCGTTTAACTTTCGACATTGTTATCGAAATATCGTTGGGATATTTTCAACatacataatatattattacatatacaatatatattaaattaatataattgGGGATATTTATCATTGTGGAAATACAACTCAATTTACAGGGAGCGTATTTTGATCTGGAGTTTACAGTAGGTAAGATAATCGTAACCTTATGGCGACATTATATTgaatgcaatttttattttgggaTATTGTGAAGCTAACCAGAGAAAAGTAATTGGACAAAACATGGTCGCCCATTCTCCTGCTTACCAAGACCAACCCTACCGACCTCTGATCTAATTCACTGGCAATATCTAACAGTCTAAGCCGCAGGGATGTCCAACCTCTatggccgaagggccacatcTAGTTTACGGatgattgcgcgggccacttgacaTGGTAGTTGACTACAGGTTAATAACGGGTTAAACAGGTTACAAAATACAGGTTGAAACACAAACAAAACCCTCACACCAACATATATTATATGAACAATGAATATACAGTAAAATCGAAAGTATTTCAAAGTGAAGTTTGGCACTGCTTTTATCCAACAAGTTGTAAATATTCGATGCGATGGAATGCGAAATTTTTGACATTAATTGGACATGGTTCATCCGTAAAAAATCTTGCTCGTACAAGTaagtgctgtcaaatattgaggttATAAAAACTGCCTCTTCACAGACAAAAGGCAGGAAAACAGATTGAACTACCTGGtggacaataaaaatatttaataattattcaaatatttctctTTTGCAATAACGCCCGCAAAGAGACTCAAAAAAGCTTTTGAAAGCTAGATGGTActtctcgcgcgtttgaacgacgaagaataattttttcattagagGTTTTCAGTAGTGGCTCAGATTTGTGGAAGACATCGGGATTCGCATAATAatgcgcgggccactcggaaacctTCGGCGGGCAACATGTgtcccgcgggccacgggttggacgaccctggtctAAGGTCTAATAGTACATTCAATAAAACGCATGagatattttttatatgataCCTGTATTTGAAAACTATATGAAAGCAATATTGTGCAATAATATTGATTTATAGATATGATATTCTACTCCATTAGCTTTGCGTTTATTCGTTGCTTAAATCATTAGATCAATTGTTTTTCGCTAGTCACCACTCAGCTGAATATTGTTGCTGGACCTCCGCATTGATTGCTCTGGCATGCGAAACAATGAATCATACGAGCTTTtgctaaaacaaaaaaataaatgatagtaAATATGTGATTCTTCAATCGGCTATCTTAATTTTATATACTGGCGAGTGTTATATTGATtaattcgaaaataaattcatggattgctattttttatatttgtcagGCATATCGTAAAAGCATGCTTTAACTTATTCGGCATTTCTATCCATGATAGCCTAATTCAATTAGTATTACCCAAGTGATAATGCAACGCATATCGTTGTATATTCCTAGGCTTTCCACGAAATCCGCCAAAAATAAAAGATTTCTAGCGatgatatatatgataaaatattataatgacaTATTAATATGGAAATACAAAAAGCAACATAAAAGTCTCAAGTCACAATTGATTGCATTCTGCACTATCCATCGCAGATAATGATACTTGATTAAGAATGAACTTGGAAACTGTGCTTTCTGTTATTGCATGTAGGCAATCATATCCTAGGTCCGTGTCATATTTTGTAGTGAATACACGAATCTTATGTTTACAATTGTGACATGTAAATTTGAAGTGTGGACTTTTCTGAAGACTATCAtgttttctaatttttgaaAAGCCGATTCCAACATTTATATTCGGTTATTTTGACCCCCGTGCTACTCATTTTAGTAATGCTGTATTTTTGTGACAATTAAAAAATggtttgtaaaattatttatggCACTAACTTGCGGCTTTGCtgagattatattttttctgCAACTTCAACGCCAGTAATCTGCAGTTGTATTTAAACCCCATCTTCGCTTTGTTGTAAGTGAAAAGGTAATTCGGGCAATTGTACATATTCCCAGTTGCCCGAGATAGCTAAAAAGTAGTAAGTAAACCTGAATAATTCTGAATGTACAAATGTAAAcaacaatttaaatatttggaGTTATGACTATGATCTGGCACAAAATTTCGTGAATAGATCCCTTTTAAAAAACACCCTGAACGATGTTTTAAACTATCAACGTTTTTAGAAACAAACTTCATTTCCTGACTTGATCAATTAAATACAGaaactgaaatatataattaaaattagcatACATTATTATTGCCTTGTTACAAATATTTATAGCGTCTTACTTACCGGTATATCAGTAATTACTGCAAAAACATTCACATTTTCTCCCAATTCTTCAAACAGtgctgaaatattttcataagaTTTATGATTGTTCGTTGTATTGGGCATGTACTGGTCGATATATCCAACTAGAATCTCTGGTGGTAAAGGGCAGGTCGGCTTTGAATGAAATAAGTTTGCAATAACGTTAGTTGTAACAacgaaaatatgaaaaattagtcCTGCCCAGGCTTGtagtttataatttattttactttcctTGGCATAACAATCTATTCAAACAAAAGCTTGATTTCTACCAAAAAATGTTGCAGAAAGGTTGaagtaaaatgaacatactAAACGTACGCTAATTATATCTGGATATATAGTACAATTCAATGGATATGTATAATATGTCAATACGACACGGTTGAGTTTCTCAAAGCATAACATCCAACAACTCCGTTGAGTAAcgttcaaaaaatatttggagcAATGCTTCAAGTGCTCATAGCTTTCCAAAAACTAGTTTACCTACAGTTTGGTGCCATAGCCCATAGATTGAAGCAATTATATGTTAACAATTGatttcagaatatatatatataattgatttCAGTTCATGTATTCAGtaaagcaattttatttatatgtattcatttaaaataacataTCTCCgatattttattggacacgtagtggacataacgatcgtttcaatattatgttgttgttgttgttgttcttgttctttgacacgtttttaaaaagtcgcttttctcttcgaatactgacccaattgctttgaaattttcagtggttaaagataaaaattttctccagaaggctattactttttttttcgctatgacgtcatcaaaattatgtgactctacgtgtccatatatttgagcatagctctcttgttcttgttctttgacacgttttgaaaaaatcgcttctctctttgattactggaccaattgctttgaaattttcagtggtttaagataaaatttttctccagaaggctattactttttttcgctatgacgtcatcaaaattatgtggctccacgtgtccatgtatttgagcatagctctcttgtttaaaatGTTATACATTTGTATAAACCAAACACTTACATCTGTAATATTGCTGATGCAAATGTCAATGATTTCTGAACGGGGTATACATAAAGGGACATTAGTATATTCCCCGTTTCTACAGTCAGTTGTCATGTTTCCGTGAAGCTCGAATTCGAGGTCACATATGACGTCGCATTTTGAATAAAGTGGTTTGTTACCAACTCTCGTACAGTTGCTAACACCATTTGGCACATCGAGTTGATTACAGAAGATAATGCCTACAAATAAATGAGAATTGTAATCAGtgtacatattttatgttacttTATGTGAGTTTGTAAATAATCCTTAATTTTCAAAGGCTGAATGTGTTAtggattatttttattatacgcATCAGGAAACGTTCTGAAACACATTTTGAGGGAAATCATAATACTCTACCTACTGTTAAATATTTACGCATGGAATAAACTACTTTTATGACATCACTGTAATGTTAAAAATTTCAGCGGAGTCATTTCGTTTAGATCacggtcggcaacctacggcccgcggagtaatataatccggcccgccctCCGCTGAATTGTGgtaaaaacagctgttttgacgaatatattctttacgtaacagaatttattgtgagacacgtgtagactaaattataatataacctaaaaagtatataattcgtaattactcgtttaatgagtctataatttaattataattagacaaatggcaacaaaacacagaaaatttgatgctaagtgcaaagggttcaatggcgccgagaatattcaaatggaattttttgagacgcaatgcaatgaagaaataaatctatattctattcgagagatgtatcactgtttgatttttatcatgaaaagtatcatccgttcggttttcaactttctaaaaatatgtgcggcccgccaacgACATGCACCTTTAATTTTGGGCCGCGAGCGACAAatggttgccgacccctggtttagatgAATCGATTTCTCAAAATAGGTGAATCAAGACGGGATCGAGTCGATAACACGAGTCTCCCCAATACCGTTCAAAGTTGCAAAATGCTGACACTCCGGTACCTATCTGGTacaatttattgtattttaattatcacCTCTCGTTTGTACATAAGTTGCGTAAAATCCTCCCTTCCTAACTTCATCGTTTGTCACAAAGTGCATTATAACTCGGTTCGTTTTCGACTTGAATTTGAAACCACCTTTTCTGTATCCAGAATATATTTGGAGCATTTTATCATCCCCTCTACCATCCTGAATCTAAACATattatggattttatttcatgaTTAGTaagcagaataaaaaaaaaattggaggcGTACATTTGTGGAAGGTTGGCGATATGAAAACAGCGGGTAGTAAAGTTGGGGATAATATGAGTAAGATATGGATGAACAAGGCTAATAGGAAGAGGTGGACATGAGAGCCCAATCGTCTCGCGAGAATGAGAGAATAAAATAAACcaataatgaaaaattataattaccCTCAGATAATCAGATTTTGTTCCATTCTCTGGCGATAATTCCAACTCGAAGTAATTAAACTCAAGTTCAATTGAATATCCCATCGGGGCTCTTATAACGTAATCACATGTGAAGCTATTTGGATATTTGAAATTCGGATAGCCTCGACTCTTAATTTCTCCTTTTGGTGAGTACATTCTTCTAGTCGTGCAGCTCTCAGTGGGTTTGCGAACTTAATTAATACGGGGAAAAAATTATTGTAGAGTAGACTTTTGGTAAGTTCGGTACTTAGCTTTTCATTGATAAGATCTTTTAGTCTGTGGTGTCATTCTGATATTGGGtataaaattttcatgtttatttctTATTTACATCATCGAAGAATAATAATTGCTATTGCAATCTCGTCGTTTgctattcaaatattatattctttaagttaataaatcattttatttttattatatttatcagTACACTCTCAGTTTCCGTGAATTCCGTGAATTGCCAATTGTTCAATTtaggaaaaatatattataacgcAGCTGCCCGCTACTGTTATGTACAATAGCAAGAGTTCTGCTTTCTTGAACTATTTCTCTCTTGTGAAATCCGATGTAAATAAGTGAAATATGTGAAATAATAGAGAACATTTCATTAGAGTTTAAATTCTTATACTTTAAATCAGGCCTGCTTCCACACGCATCCCCTGTAACAACATAGGTATTCTTTGAATCAATTATATATAGTACagacagaaaaattatttaaattacatttttcattttatattaaatttatatccataCAAGTCTGGATTGTTTGTGGAATTTTTGTACCGTCTGGATAAATCAACAAATCTCTCAGGCAATTGCCGATTACGGCATTCCAGTTCTCATTCAAAAAACATCGACGCGATATTCGTctataccagggatggcgaaccactgacccgcgggtcacaaactattataatgtgccgtcagttgggcagtcaggacTGCGATCGcctatattcaaattgttaatttccggtatgataattttcaaaacccctaatcttggacgcatgtctgcaccgttgtgagccgttattcagctattggctctgacatcgtttatgacataacaatgtaattgatgttcatttctcgcaacgtcttgtctctttcaGAAGTGCATTTGctgactgttttaggggttaaacgataactagatgctactttgcattttattagtttctcacCTTCAATGCTGTTGAGAATACAAAATCTTTCCGACTTGAAATAAAAGCCTAGattaacaatggggcagtgtaaaattGCTTTTAATATGGTTAAAGCTGATAGAAAAAGATAACACTaccagagtggaattccctccaaactctttggaaccgtgaaataatttgccgcatcatacTAAACGTAATTCATACGCGTACACTAATTTCATAAattcgagtgccataaaaagtccttGATACAAGTGCTGTATCAGTAACGCAATAAACTACACCAACATTAACTGAACCGCTGTATCATGATTTGTTTCAGAAACTTCTTATAGATATATACAAACTTTTTAAATATCTTTGACCCACTCttttctgttccgcgataaaaatataaattttgacccattcattgaaaaaggttcgccatccctggtctaTGTAATAAGACTATTAGTCGAGAACCACCTTCTAACGAGGTGGACGCGCATTATTTACGCGGATGTGCACACCGTGAGTACCTAAAATTAGCCTCCAGTGTctgttatttttgtttgaatttaacCAGTCTGACGCTAAACAATGGCTGGCGAGGGTCAACGCTGTGGAACGAACTACCGAACCAGAATTTCAGTAGCCATTTTAAATGATTATATATGAAATAGAAAATTGTGCATATTAATGCTGGAACtaaatttgtgaaatttgcTCTACAAATAACATAGTTCATAATACATAAATTATACCAAAAGCATTTCATGAACAAatgttaatatttaaaaaaaatgattgtttcATGTAACCAATGCCATGGGATACTATTCGTTGACATACATCACACCATTCATTGAAACATGACTTCGGCAGAATATAAGTAATGATTAGTTAATTGGTTTAGGTTCAATAAATAGGTTCAAATACAACATACTTAAATATTCAGCTTCATAACCAGAATAAGAAATACTCAAATCCGAGGCGAAGTTCAGTTTAACGTATCTGGTCTGAGATTCAAACCGATATGGCGTTTTCAATGATCCGGTGAGGAAGAGGGTTTGTAAAAATCCATCTTCCCTGCCATCGGTTATCTGAAACgagaataaattatttaaactaAATTGAGTATTCAGATTATTTTATAAcggaaaatatatattcaaactgATTACGTAACGTTTGATGATgattaactttttttaaaaataatgatcaTGATAATGAATcctatttattgatattaaaatttacgAACGAAGCGCATTGGGTATCAAAATGCGTAGTACCCAGGGCCGGATTTACCAATAGACCAGGCAGGCTGAAGCCTAGGGCCTCAACGTCAAGGGGCCTCGAAGttagagagaaattctgagctcGAAAATATGAAGGGGCCTCGCAAATAGAATAGCCTAGGGCCTCTCATGATCTAAATCCGGCCCTGGTAGTACCCACAATGTGTATCAGCAAAACGCCTCTATGTTGCTTTAGAAACCCTTCGACTGCGTGGTGTGGAAAAGGGGTTTTCCACGAGTTTATGAAAAATTAACCTGCACTTTGCCCAACAAAGCCTCAAAATCTCATCCTATAGGTAGCCAAATGTACTTTCTTCGAAATGAACGAAGCCGTCCATAAGCGAATTGATCCGTAGTATGATGTAGTATTCACCTTCAAATAATCTTTCATTTGTCCTTTACATGGTCTTTCAGTACGGAATGACGTGATCACAATTTCTATAGCGTCGTTTAAATCTCCACTGATGATGTGTTCGCACGAAGTATTGTGTGGATAATTTTCCGGGTAGTTAGGAGATCGAATGAAGCCGCTTGGCGGGGTCTTTAGTATTTCACCGATATCTAAATACGTAAAACCACATCGGCAATGTTTTGTTGTAACGAAAACGGTTGATATAGTACAATATGACATAAAAAGACTACATCGGATCTTTGGTATAAGCCTAACAGTACAGACAGCAATGGGAAGGCAATAAAAATACGCCCCGCAT
Encoded here:
- the LOC120337654 gene encoding neuropilin-2-like, whose translation is MLFVYETNMHQYISMEILWTAYFFVFTFVQAAGIHDIGEILKTPPSGFIRSPNYPENYPHNTSCEHIISGDLNDAIEIVITSFRTERPCKGQMKDYLKITDGREDGFLQTLFLTGSLKTPYRFESQTRYVKLNFASDLSISYSGYEAEYLIRKPTESCTTRRMYSPKGEIKSRGYPNFKYPNSFTCDYVIRAPMGYSIELEFNYFELELSPENGTKSDYLRIQDGRGDDKMLQIYSGYRKGGFKFKSKTNRVIMHFVTNDEVRKGGFYATYVQTRGIIFCNQLDVPNGVSNCTRVGNKPLYSKCDVICDLEFELHGNMTTDCRNGEYTNVPLCIPRSEIIDICISNITDPTCPLPPEILVGYIDQYMPNTTNNHKSYENISALFEELGENVNVFAVITDIPLSRATGNMYNCPNYLFTYNKAKMGFKYNCRLLALKLQKKYNLSKAATKARMIHCFACQSNQCGGPATIFS